In the Podospora bellae-mahoneyi strain CBS 112042 chromosome 4, whole genome shotgun sequence genome, one interval contains:
- a CDS encoding hypothetical protein (EggNog:ENOG503P2GJ), with protein sequence MGGSLAGAPKSVSWGKGHTGVVVRGTDGQAWATQMMNGNTWGSWTNLGGSLDSEPSAVAWSGNMTVAVGGTDGAVWMRTYTNSTGNWGNWMNMGGDVRPGMAPDVVAWGNQMEVYYTGRDDTMYRKKATNGQWTASWENMGGNATTKPSGLAWDNGKVDVYGMASDGSTRRCY encoded by the coding sequence ATGGGCGGCTCCCTCGCCGGTGCGCCAAAGTCTGTAAGCTGGGGTAAAGGCCACAcgggagtggtggtgagagggacAGATGGACAGGCATGGGCGACACAAATGATGAATGGAAATACTTGGGGAAGCTGGACAAACCTCGGGGGCTCGTTGGATAGTGAACCCAGCGCCGTTGCTTGGAGCGGCAATATGACTGTGGCCGTTGGGGGAACCGACGGGGCGGTGTGGATGAGAACTtacaccaacagcaccggGAATTGGGGTAACTGGATGAACATGGGTGGAGATGTGCGACCAGGCATGGCTCCAGATGTTGTTGCTTGGGGCAATCAGATGGAAGTGTACTACACTGGCCGGGACGATACCATGTACCGCAAAAAGGCCACCAATGGCCAGTGGACAGCTTCGTGGGAGAATATGGGCGGCAATGCTACTACGAAGCCTAGCGGCTTAGCATGGGATAACGGAAAGGTGGATGTATACGGCATGGCGTCGGATGGTAGCACCCGTCGATGCTATTGA
- a CDS encoding hypothetical protein (EggNog:ENOG503NUD9; COG:C) encodes MPSKETGQLRIVDSRTENAYLIPIHDNFIRAKDLMAITTPDPKGSDIEQKLTVLDNGFENVACMESEITLIDGNRGQIQYRGHPIQELFQNNDYEDVLYLLMWGKLPTQAEKLDVRRKFAAAMVPTKTVVDTIAAFPRNSDTYPMCLAGLCAFMSGDKVIANNRHTHKPSFHNNFEQADAAIIRTIAYYATTLALIHCHKRKLTFTNPDPNGSLIGNLLLMMGKTNKETGVGPDPEIQACLEKLWICYADHEMTNSTAGLLHAGSTLADPGSCAISALVCGFGPLHGGAIDLAYEALGKIKHPSFVPAYIEMVKSKKARLFGYGHRIYRTRDPRLSLIEELIEKNREKCDANPLLRVAFAIDKLANEDEYFVSRKLKANADLLGCFLYSALGFETDMITAIITLSRIPGGLAHWRETLDKPIKIWRPRQIYTGDRTDDVDTSGRQSLSSNEGALKEKHGIQVRELNSGKSNKIPLKVKAILWAKSCFS; translated from the exons atgCCTTCCAAAGAGACCGGCCAACTGCGCATTGTGGATTCTCGCACCGAGAATGCCTACCTTATCCCCATCCATGATAACTTCATCCGGGCCAAGGACCTCATGGCTATCACTACCCCAGATCCAAAGGGCAGCGATATTGAGCAGAAGCTCACCGTCCTCGACAATGGCTTTGAGAATGTCGCGTGCATGGAATCCGAGATCACCCTGAT TGACGGCAACCGGGGCCAAATCCAATATCGTGGCCATCCCATCCAAGAGCTCTTCCAAAACAATGACTATGAGGATGTGCTTTACCTCTTGATGTGGGGAAAGCTTCCTACACAAGCCGAAAAGCTGGATGTGCGACGAAAGTTCGCTGCTGCCATGGTACCAACCAAGACAGTCGTTGACACCATAGCTGCGTTCCC ACGCAACAGCGATACATACCCGATGTGCCTCGCCGGTCTCTGTGCTTTCATGTCAGGGGACAAGGTGATTGCCAACAAtcgacacacacacaaacccAGCTTCCACAACAACTTCGAACAGGCCGATGCGGCCATCATCCGCACCATCGCCTACTATGCTACTACCCTCGCTCTTATTCACTGTCACAAGCGAAAGCTGACCTTCACAAACCCGGATCCCAATGGCAGCCTCATTGGAAatctgctgttgatgatgggcaagACAAACAAGGAGACTGGTGTTGGTCCCGATCCCGAGATTCAGGCGTGCCTTGAGAAGCTCTGGATCTGCTACGCAGACCATGAGATGACCAACTCTACCGCCGGCCTTCTCCATGCTGGCTCCACTCTTGCCGATCCAGGCTCTTGCGCCATTTCCGCTTTGGTGTGCGGATTTGGTCCCCTTCATGGAGGCGCCATCGATCTTGCTTATGAAGCACTGGGAAAGATCAAGCACCCCAGTTTTGTCCCTGCTTACATTGAAATggtcaagtccaagaaggCTCGTCTGTTCGGCTACGGTCACCGCATCTACCGCACCCGCGACCCCCGCCTTTCCCTCATTGAGGAACTTATTGAGAAGAACAGGGAGAAGTGTGACGCCAACCCTCTGCTCAGGGTTGCCTTTGCCATCGACAAGCTGGCCAATGAGGACGAGTACTTTGTGAGCAGGAAGCTCAAGGCGAATGCCGATCTGTTGGGATGCTTCTTGTACTCTGCTCT GGGCTTCGAGACCGACATGATCACGGCCATCATCACTCTATCGCGAATTCCCGGTGGTCTCGCACACTGGAGAGAGACCTTGG ACAAACCCATTAAGATTTGGCGTCCCCGTCAGATCTACACTGGCGACAGAACTGATGATGTTGACACTTCAGGACGGCAATCTTTATCCTCCAACGAGGGCGCCTTGAAGGAGAAGCACGGCATCCAGGTCCGTGAACTTAACTCTggcaagagcaacaagatTCCCCTCAAGGTTAAAGCTATCCTTTGGGCCAAGAGCTGCTTTTCCTAG
- a CDS encoding hypothetical protein (EggNog:ENOG503PBER), protein MAAAAVAPTSTTGFVCMWNGTKDGADAFVDYGNGNTNINEPQKVNIVAHDIRHLEPKPSLAGDGYELADHVSNLSTEDMLAGNTPEGRKLIETEYYAECKKIIADITKAPIVEPYIFRIRQNGAHPRDFGTKNVANKGMTSASLPIAHVDRDRRTLRDGIIEYFGEEEAERLFKKHKRYAQINVWRGVDEVIKKWPLIFINHAQVPNWDYDSHMATVTPINDPRVAIRGQKAQDSVLKYAAEYSYYYVSDMKKEEVLVFSSGDSDAARVVPHGAFWDDNTADDAPTRRSLEVRAWVFFDDEE, encoded by the coding sequence AtggccgctgctgctgtcgcccccacctccaccacaggCTTTGTCTGCATGTGGAATGGCACCAAGGACGGTGCCGACGCTTTTGTCGACTATGGCAAtggcaacaccaacatcaacgagCCCCAGAAGGTCAACATTGTGGCTCACGACATCCGCCACTTGGAGCCCAAGCCATCTCTCGCCGGAGACGGCTACGAGCTCGCCGACCACGTCAGCAACCTTTCCACCGAGGACATGCTTGCTGGAAACACTCCCGAGGGCCGCAAGTTGATTGAGACTGAGTACTATGCCGAGTGCAAGAAGATCATTGCCGACATCACCAAGGCCCCCATCGTGGAGCCTTACATCTTCCGCATCCGACAAAACGGTGCTCATCCTCGCGATTTTGGCACCAAGAACGTGGCCAACAAGGGCATGACCTCGGCCTCCCTTCCAATTGCCCACGTTGACCGTGACCGCCGCACGCTCCGCGACGGCATCATTGAGTactttggtgaggaggaggccgagagaCTGTTCAAGAAGCACAAGCGGTATGCCCAGATCAACGTTTGGCGTGGTGTGGACGAGGTCATCAAGAAGTGGCCCCTCATCTTTATCAACCACGCCCAGGTCCCCAACTGGGATTATGACAGCCACATGGCCACAGTTACGCCCATCAATGACCCCCGCGTCGCCATCCGCGGCCAAAAGGCGCAGGACAGTGTTCTCAAGTATGCCGCCGAGTACAGCTACTACTATGTCAGCGacatgaagaaggaggaggtgcttgTTTTCTCGTCAGGCGACAGCGATGCCGCTCGCGTTGTGCCCCACGGCGCTTTCTGGGACGACAACACGGCTGATGATGCGCCCACCAGGCGCTCGCTCGAGGTCCGTGCCTGGGTTTtctttgacgacgaggagtAA
- a CDS encoding hypothetical protein (COG:S; EggNog:ENOG503NU52), with translation MAVMATVATGSTSALAAVDTEPISEQPVSDGVDDVDVPPPYSVWSPWQKKLIVAGAAFGGFFNPITAQVYLPALTVLEDEFGVTEAEINLTVTTYMIFQGLTPILFSGFTDTLGRRPGYIFCFIVYISANIALALANDYEDLLVIRCFQSAGSATIMVICQAVVADIITSAERGAYIALTAIPSILGPSLGPVIGGAMTQYLGWRSIFWMLTIAAGINFLLMLLFIPETCRKVVGDGSVRPPWWCQSVYQWFYYRRHPSVPQNLNSLEKSAYTTDEGKLKYATSHLFSSFALLREKELALLLIIGGTVFTGVYAVGTAMPALLQNLYGFTPMQIGLMYLPLAGGSILAVVFVGPGMNWNLRRHARKLGMPVDKKTKMDLSRFPIEKVRLEIAFPFLLLGVGIITSWGWITVNMVEIEKVIIVVLFLGVGLVGVNNVVNALIVDIYPDTAGAALAAYNLAKCIMGAASSGFVAPMILGMGMGPAFTLLGCLYLLLVPIILLVMWKGVVWRTSRHARELRKKGSILVREHEPQESVSDTDMASTPQKETTSTEILPAEKDARSTS, from the coding sequence ATGGCAGTCATGGCAACCGTGGCGACAGGAAGCACATCTGCTCTCGCTGCTGTCGACACCGAGCCCATCTCTGAGCAGCCCGTCTCGGACGGTGTTGACGACGTCGACGTGCCACCTCCGTATTCCGTATGGTCACCGTGGCAAAAGAAGCTCATcgtcgccggcgccgccttTGGTGGTTTCTTCAACCCAATCACGGCCCAAGTCTACCTACCTGCTCTAACCGTCTTGGAAGACGAGTTCGGCGTCACCGAGGCCGAAATCAACCTGACCGTTACCACCTACATGATCTTCCAGGGCTTGACTCCTATCCTATTCAGTGGCTTTACCGACACACTGGGACGACGACCTGGATACATTTTTTGTTTCATCGTATACATCTCAGCCAACATTGCCCTGGCTCTCGCAAATGACTATGAGGACTTGCTGGTAATACGGTGTTTCCAGTCAGCCGGATCAGCGACCATCATGGTGATCTGTCAGGCAGTGGTGgccgacatcatcaccagcgccGAAAGAGGAGCTTATATTGCATTGACGGCCATCCCGTCCATTCTGGGCCCATCCCTCGGTCCCGTCATTGGCGGTGCCATGACGCAATActtgggttggaggagcatCTTTTGGATGTTGACCATTGCAGCGGGCATCAACTTCTTGCTCATGCTGTTGTTCATACCAGAAACGTGCCGCAAGGTGGTAGGTGACGGATCCGTCCGCCCTCCCTGGTGGTGTCAGAGCGTGTATCAGTGGTTTTACTACCGTCGGCACCCCAGTGTCCCTCAAAACCTTAACTCGCTTGAAAAGTCTGCGTACACCACGGACGAGGGCAAACTCAAGTACGCCACTTCTCACTTGTTTTCATCCTTTGCGTTGCTCCGAGAGAAGGAGCTTGCACTTTTACTCATCATCGGCGGTACCGTTTTCACTGGGGTCTATGCCGTGGGAACGGCCATGCcagccctcctccaaaacttGTATGGCTTTACCCCCATGCAAATTGGACTCATGTATTTACCATTGGCTGGTGGCTCAATCCTtgcggtggtgtttgttggaCCCGGCATGAACTGGAACCTGAGACGGCATGCCAGAAAGCTGGGAATGCCGGTGGACAAGAAAACCAAGATGGACCTCAGTCGGTTTCCCATTGAGAAGGTTAGACTGGAGATTGCATTCCCATTTTTGCTATTGGGCGTCGGGATTATAACCTCTTGGGGCTGGATCACCGTTAACATGGTCGAGATTGAAAAGGTGATCATTGTGGTGCTTTTCcttggggttggtttggttggaGTCAACAATGTGGTCAACGCGCTGATTGTCGACATTTATCCCGACACAGCCGGCGCGGCGCTGGCAGCCTACAACCTAGCGAAATGCATCATGGGCGCAGCATCGTCTGGATTCGTCGCGCCCATGATCCTAGGGATGGGCATGGGTCCGGCGTTTACTCTCTTGGGTTGTCTCTACCTTCTACTCGTGCCCATCATACTCTTGGTAATGTGGAAGGGGGTTGTCTGGAGGACATCCAGACATGCAAGAGAGCTGAGAAAGAAGGGCAGCATCTTAGTCAGGGAGCATGAGCCTCAGGAATCGGTTTCTGATACTGACATGGCAAGCACACCGCAAAAGGAAACAACGAGTACCGAGATTCTGCCGGCAGAAAAGGACGCGAGGTCGACATCATAG
- a CDS encoding hypothetical protein (EggNog:ENOG503P7PG), producing MDTTNTKRFFDNPIIRTFLGLHNFLVLASSTILTGILSYFLHHYHYRNTHLVYQEVIAVVTLFLYLFATFLPAFKFYRGYMLPLNLLLSYFWLTSLIFSSQDYAGNRCLYNSPPFVNRCRLKHTIQAFWIIGFSYLFLNAILEALMWAGSRTNRLLHGGDIEKDRPLTSGNAVPVSNGHGTTTTV from the exons atggacaccaccaacaccaagcgcTTTTTTGACAATCCCATCATCCGCACCTTTCTTGGGCTCCACAACTTTTTGGTGCTTGCGTCGTCAACCATCTTGACTGGGATCTTGTCCTACTTTTTACACCACTACCACTACCGAAACACGCATCTTGTGTACCAAGAAGTGATTGCGGTAGTGACCCTTTTTCTATATCTTTTTGCAACCTTTTTACCGGCATTCAAATTTTATAGAGGCTACATGCTTCCGCTTAACCTGCTGCTCTCATACTTCTGGCTCACAAGCTTGATTTTCAGCAGCCAGGATTATGCCGGTAATAGGTGCTTGTACAattctcctccttttgtcAACAGGTGCCGGCTCAAGCATACCATTCAGGCATTTTGGATCATTGGTTT TTCATACCTGTTCCTCAATGCGATCTTAGAAGCTCTAATGTGGGCTGGTTCGCGGACAAACAGACTTCTCCACGGTGGTGACATCGAGAAGGACAGACCGCTTACGAGTGGCAACGCAGTCCCTGTGAGCAACGGTCATGGAACCACAACAACGGTGTAG